The sequence below is a genomic window from Montipora capricornis isolate CH-2021 chromosome 14, ASM3666992v2, whole genome shotgun sequence.
TATTCCTCTAAACATGAAAAATTAGCAATCTAGGATCATTGGACGTAATTTCTGGCGACATTTTACACCGCAGAGATGGAAGAAATTTGATTTGTTTAAACTGTTTTGCAGGTGTACGAAGCTTATAAAATGGCAGCACCTTCGAGCAAGGCTTGCAAGTAAGTCACGAGCTGCAACTGCAAAGTGAATGCATACTTTCCTCGTCTCTTGTACCGTGGCATTTTTCGATTTATTGCGTTCATCTGCCGCTAAACTAGCACATTTAAGCTTGCATTATTTAATTCAGTTTTATTAAACTTTGTGTTTTTATACCTTCCTTTAGTTCAGTAATGTTTTGGACATATGACCATGAAGTCATCTTATGCAGAGAAGTCGTCAATGTAAATCCCTACACAACTAAGAAAGGGTCAACACAAAGAAGCAGCATGTGGGAAAAAATAGCAGACACCTTAAACAAATGCACTGTGCCGAGATTCAGAGTAGATAAGCGGTCAGTTAGAGACCACGTGGGAATTCTTGTTTACAAGCATAAGAAGAAACTTCAAGCCGAGGAAAAAGCAACTGGGATAACTCCCGATGAGCCAACGGAATTAGAAAACCTACTGGATACGATTACCGCGTTGGAGGAAACTGCCGAAGCGGAATTACAGGAAACACAGGGAACAAGCAGTAAAAAACTTCAATACGACCGGGCTAAGGCGGAAGATGTTCGACTAAAAGCGATGGAGAAGCTGTCAGAGACGAAGAAAAGAGACTCATCAGCAGATGAAAGCGACGATAAACCGAAGCGTCAACGAAGAAGTGGAGGTGATGCTATGCAATACTTAGCTGAAAGAGCTAAAGTAAGTGACCAATTGAAAGAGGAAGAGCTAAAGATGAGGAAGGAGCATCAAACACTCGAGAGAGAGAAAATGGAGATCTTGAGGAATCAGCAAATGCAAATGCATCAGCAACAAGCAGACATGCTCAAAGTTATgcagcagcaacagcaacaaaGCCAACAGCAGTTACTCAACTctcagatgatgatgatggagcATCAACAGCAGCAGTCAAAGGCTTTGATGGTGTTATTGGAAAAAATAACACATACAACAAATAATAAGTAGAGTTATTGTTTACAAAGAAGCACTTTcagatgcaattgttgttgttgttatattgTTGAACTTGGAGCTTTGCTTCACATGAACATTCTCTTTTGGCTAATGTTATTTTAGGCCCTTTAATAGCTTCACTGTGACTACTACTGTTATAACTTACATTTTTGGAAAATGGAGAAACAGAAAGA
It includes:
- the LOC138033637 gene encoding KIN17-like protein produces the protein MAAPSSKACNSVMFWTYDHEVILCREVVNVNPYTTKKGSTQRSSMWEKIADTLNKCTVPRFRVDKRSVRDHVGILVYKHKKKLQAEEKATGITPDEPTELENLLDTITALEETAEAELQETQGTSSKKLQYDRAKAEDVRLKAMEKLSETKKRDSSADESDDKPKRQRRSGGDAMQYLAERAKVSDQLKEEELKMRKEHQTLEREKMEILRNQQMQMHQQQADMLKVMQQQQQQSQQQLLNSQMMMMEHQQQQSKALMVLLEKITHTTNNK